The following are encoded together in the Bradymonas sediminis genome:
- a CDS encoding pirin family protein, with protein MIKIRNANERGISRTGWLNSRHTFSFGSYRDPQHMGFRGLRVINDDRVIPGMGFGEHPHRDMEIISYVVEGALQHRDSMGNGSVINAGDVQLLSAGSGITHSEFNASKTEPVRFLQIWLPPSSTGLKPRYAQQARSRTSGGELELLFSPDGRDDSIEIRTDAYIYGTKLTSGNDVTVELAKGRHAWVQVVTGAIDLAGHELVEGDGAAISDEEMLKITAKADADVLIFDLK; from the coding sequence ATGATCAAGATTAGAAACGCAAATGAACGCGGTATCTCTCGCACTGGTTGGCTCAACAGCCGTCACACATTCTCGTTCGGCAGCTATCGGGATCCGCAGCATATGGGATTCCGTGGCCTACGGGTCATAAATGATGACCGAGTAATCCCCGGCATGGGATTCGGCGAGCACCCTCATCGGGATATGGAGATCATCTCGTACGTCGTCGAGGGAGCGCTCCAGCATCGCGACAGTATGGGCAACGGATCGGTGATCAACGCCGGCGATGTACAGCTTCTGTCGGCCGGCAGCGGGATTACCCACAGTGAGTTCAACGCCTCGAAAACCGAGCCGGTGCGATTCCTGCAGATCTGGCTGCCGCCGTCGAGCACCGGACTCAAGCCCCGGTATGCCCAACAAGCGCGCTCCCGCACGAGCGGCGGTGAACTGGAGCTTCTGTTTTCGCCCGACGGGCGCGACGACTCGATTGAGATTCGCACCGATGCCTACATCTACGGCACGAAGTTAACCTCAGGCAACGACGTCACCGTCGAACTCGCCAAAGGTCGCCACGCGTGGGTCCAGGTCGTCACTGGCGCCATCGACCTGGCCGGACATGAACTCGTCGAAGGTGACGGCGCCGCCATCTCCGATGAGGAGATGCTAAAAATCACCGCCAAAGCCGACGCGGACGTCCTGATATTTGACCTGAAATAA
- a CDS encoding NADPH-dependent FMN reductase, giving the protein MAHALAKLAPENLALEIIEIGQLPLYNPDIDGEDAPEAFKGFRQRVRQTDGLLFLTPEYNRSVPGSLKNALDVGSRPYGQSVWAGKPGAVISISPGSLGAFGANHHLRQALVFLDVPAMAQPEAYIGGAAELFDDAGALVNEGTKEFMTKYMNAFEAWVHTNR; this is encoded by the coding sequence ATGGCTCATGCCCTTGCGAAGCTTGCGCCCGAAAACCTGGCCTTGGAGATTATCGAGATTGGTCAGTTGCCGCTCTATAACCCGGATATCGACGGCGAAGATGCACCAGAAGCCTTTAAGGGGTTTCGGCAACGCGTCCGCCAAACCGATGGGCTGCTCTTTTTGACGCCCGAGTATAACCGATCGGTTCCAGGCAGCCTCAAAAATGCGCTGGACGTGGGGTCTCGGCCCTATGGGCAGAGCGTATGGGCAGGAAAGCCCGGCGCGGTCATCAGCATCTCGCCGGGCAGCCTGGGCGCCTTCGGCGCAAACCACCACCTACGCCAGGCGCTGGTCTTCTTGGACGTCCCGGCGATGGCGCAGCCCGAAGCATATATCGGCGGCGCCGCCGAACTCTTCGATGACGCTGGAGCCCTCGTGAACGAGGGAACCAAAGAATTCATGACGAAATATATGAACGCCTTCGAAGCCTGGGTGCATACGAACCGCTGA
- a CDS encoding LysR family transcriptional regulator has product MDISSAMQIFVEVVREEGFTAAARKLKVSKSHVSKQVDRLEEHLGVRLLERTTRQVSVTELGAIYFEHCRRILEEIDEAERAVTSLQASPVGLLRVSAPVSFGMMYLNEVVLDFIEKWPELEIDIHYADTRVDLIGEGFDVAVRIDALDDSGLIARRLAPIKLGLVASPEYLERFGRPGHPRELDGHSCLLYKYQATGTNWRLHGPDGETVVRVEGRVMANNGRALVDAARRGLGIALAPDFIAFDALDSGELEFILKPWSPGNLVLSAVYPHRRYLSQKVRLFIDFLAERYRESPPWACME; this is encoded by the coding sequence ATGGATATATCGTCAGCGATGCAGATCTTTGTTGAGGTCGTCCGCGAGGAGGGGTTCACCGCGGCGGCGCGCAAGCTCAAGGTTTCGAAGTCGCATGTGAGCAAACAGGTCGACCGACTTGAGGAGCACCTGGGGGTGCGCCTCTTGGAGCGGACGACGCGACAGGTGTCGGTCACCGAACTGGGCGCCATCTATTTTGAGCATTGTCGGCGGATCCTTGAGGAGATCGACGAGGCAGAGCGCGCCGTTACAAGCCTTCAGGCCTCGCCGGTCGGGTTGTTGCGCGTCAGCGCACCGGTGTCCTTTGGCATGATGTACCTCAATGAGGTCGTCCTGGACTTCATCGAAAAGTGGCCGGAACTCGAGATCGACATTCACTACGCGGATACGCGCGTCGATCTAATCGGCGAAGGGTTTGACGTAGCGGTGCGCATTGATGCGCTCGACGATTCGGGGCTCATCGCTCGACGCCTCGCCCCGATCAAGCTCGGTCTGGTCGCAAGCCCGGAGTACCTGGAGCGATTCGGGCGCCCCGGACACCCCCGCGAGCTCGATGGGCACTCCTGCCTGCTCTATAAATACCAGGCAACGGGGACAAATTGGCGCCTCCACGGGCCTGACGGCGAAACCGTCGTGCGCGTCGAAGGTCGGGTGATGGCCAATAACGGCCGCGCCCTGGTCGACGCGGCCCGTCGCGGCCTGGGCATCGCGCTTGCCCCTGACTTCATCGCCTTCGATGCTCTGGATAGCGGCGAACTTGAGTTCATCCTCAAACCCTGGTCGCCAGGCAACCTTGTCCTGTCGGCGGTGTATCCGCATCGGCGCTATCTCTCCCAGAAAGTCCGTCTTTTTATCGACTTTTTAGCTGAACGCTACCGAGAGTCCCCGCCCTGGGCGTGTATGGAGTAG
- a CDS encoding nuclease-related domain-containing DEAD/DEAH box helicase — MAIMIPDVPPSKKGSVHSENEFWTELKLQLSDAFYVYHGLPYLTAEARQGEVDFLVLHREYGLLNVECKGGGVKREDNGRWYRKDEYGRPKRLNRSPMEQAADQLRAIVKGLCDPLRRNLEEHFRDFPVLYGWALAFPLSQRDDLNLPLDLQPEIVIDSNDIALDLEAKVVEAFRFHARKLGGKPPVLSPEQFEIFRSVVSPEVALEETTAGRIALDKRAMRRLSKEQARGVENVLENRRLRVRGGAGTGKTVMALHAAKKLAEQGKRVLITCFNIKLADFIASTTQGWSQLKGTVDVHHFHQLCAQAGDDIQGGLNYPKPGASAAEQAEFWNETAPFAVFRAVDSDKFSMGPWDAILVDEAQDFLPIWWEVLEGCLQDETSSMAIFYDERQNIFDKDTAIPEWGLVYALKENFRNTKEILRAIEPLCEETLVSHPECIEGKVPSVYQQGSPSKTRERVGELLAKLVDRQNIKYQQIAILTPRSPRNSSLEGARELGGVPIVHVVDEWQSGVLHSSISGFKGLEADIVILVDIDPSDPRCSVNARYVAASRAKHRLHVFEKGNWLTPH, encoded by the coding sequence ATGGCCATCATGATTCCCGACGTTCCGCCTTCGAAAAAGGGCTCCGTCCATTCAGAAAACGAGTTTTGGACCGAGCTTAAATTGCAGCTATCCGACGCTTTCTATGTCTATCATGGCCTTCCCTATCTGACGGCCGAGGCGCGCCAGGGAGAGGTCGATTTTCTGGTGCTCCACCGCGAGTACGGGCTCTTGAATGTCGAATGTAAAGGCGGCGGCGTTAAACGCGAAGACAATGGCCGGTGGTATCGCAAGGACGAGTACGGGCGCCCAAAGCGGCTCAATCGAAGCCCGATGGAGCAGGCGGCGGACCAGTTGCGCGCGATCGTAAAAGGTCTGTGTGACCCCTTGCGGCGAAACCTCGAAGAACATTTTCGCGATTTTCCCGTCCTCTACGGCTGGGCGTTGGCGTTTCCGCTGAGCCAGCGTGACGACCTTAATCTTCCGCTCGATCTCCAACCCGAGATCGTCATTGATTCGAACGATATCGCCCTCGATCTTGAGGCGAAGGTTGTCGAGGCGTTCAGGTTCCACGCCCGCAAACTTGGCGGGAAGCCTCCTGTGCTCTCGCCGGAGCAATTCGAGATCTTCCGATCGGTGGTTTCGCCGGAGGTCGCCCTCGAAGAGACTACGGCCGGGCGAATTGCGTTGGATAAACGGGCGATGCGCCGCTTGTCGAAGGAGCAGGCGCGTGGCGTCGAGAATGTTCTGGAGAACCGCCGGCTGCGTGTGCGCGGCGGCGCGGGCACCGGCAAGACCGTCATGGCGTTGCACGCGGCGAAGAAGTTGGCCGAGCAGGGGAAGCGCGTGTTGATCACCTGCTTTAATATTAAATTGGCGGACTTCATCGCCAGCACCACTCAGGGGTGGTCCCAGCTAAAGGGCACGGTCGACGTACATCATTTTCATCAACTCTGCGCCCAGGCCGGCGACGATATCCAGGGCGGACTTAATTACCCGAAACCCGGCGCGTCGGCCGCTGAGCAAGCTGAGTTCTGGAACGAGACGGCACCGTTTGCGGTATTTCGGGCGGTCGACAGCGATAAATTCTCGATGGGTCCCTGGGATGCGATTCTCGTCGACGAGGCGCAGGATTTTCTGCCGATCTGGTGGGAAGTGCTCGAGGGATGTCTGCAGGACGAGACCAGCAGCATGGCGATCTTCTACGACGAACGTCAGAATATCTTCGATAAGGATACCGCGATTCCCGAGTGGGGGCTGGTTTACGCGTTGAAGGAGAATTTTCGCAATACCAAGGAGATACTGCGGGCGATTGAGCCGCTTTGCGAGGAGACATTGGTCTCGCATCCCGAGTGCATCGAGGGGAAGGTCCCGAGCGTCTACCAACAGGGTAGCCCGTCGAAAACACGCGAGAGGGTCGGGGAATTGCTCGCGAAATTAGTGGATCGGCAGAATATTAAATACCAGCAGATTGCCATCCTTACGCCCCGCAGCCCGAGGAACTCAAGCCTCGAGGGCGCGCGCGAACTCGGCGGTGTTCCGATTGTTCACGTGGTTGACGAATGGCAAAGCGGGGTGCTTCACTCGAGCATCAGTGGGTTCAAGGGCCTGGAGGCGGACATCGTCATCCTCGTCGATATCGACCCCAGCGACCCGCGCTGTTCCGTAAACGCCCGCTATGTCGCGGCGTCGCGGGCCAAACATCGCCTGCATGTCTTCGAAAAGGGCAATTGGTTGACCCCACACTGA
- a CDS encoding exodeoxyribonuclease V subunit gamma: MLQVWYSNSLDRLVDGLVEVEATERKNLGLNPIERSPVVVPGANMGTYLKYAVATRAGIAGRIEPWHIGDFFDALLPDDSSFQTLNASKIQVLLLDIFEDEALLGAPELKEPRDYLAMSNAERSSDSDTRALRRFQLSGHIAQLFEEYHLNRPKMLLEWLEAEPGDAAPEGASLTEFERTERWQRALWLLLFGEGGRIERLAEETGVRYLRPDQIFDRVPPGRLRLPPVIQFFALDRVGGVYEKLLGQLGELTRVHIWALNPCIEFWEDVLTDFDEESHLLSSARSAPSTPGQADLLAPMIDETFWEPERFPLPLRLWGRAGRDQMRMYNRLCGYDPRMEFVDAEDEQPTVLKQLQRDVLKLQYERSEPMARFAASDAVDESITVFACSGVQREVETIANEIWRLMRADPTLQFNEIALILGREQSAAYQTQVEAVFQQVHGIPYNIIDIDSTGAGRVFEALDLLFELPFGDLRRRDLLRLLTHPNVIAKFSDIDPDVWLRWCDDLHIVHGADHHDHEESYIEQDLYNWDQGLKRLVLGGFMTGAPSGDERIYGGAGFEYLPHEIAHGDAESAAIFVRTARALIRDSRRFKVEKRTLRAWFDELASLIQRYLGAETDADDADLRLCLATLSELADMPPPEDAPRKVSYRIAREFVRREMGKMSGNRGQYLIDGVSVSAFMPARPMPFRVIFCAGMGEATFPSSEPVDPLDLRREKWVEGDASRRDLDKYAFFQALMAARERIYLSYIARDSRTGEGLEPSSVVQDLMRMVAQQYMGQERADARVLAQPLRRYHPGYFPQLRDDDASEPLDLGPNFHPEARLEASALALRDSLVEHLEHYPNRAASAGMLNAGFEFPEVAHLLDVVDTPTRELLNRVLGTYRLSGAKGPSRDLREVSISLTQLRQFLESPLQTSARWSLGMRGDEDEDLLAVDDEIFEASYVESLMLMRDVFERTLTDPRGGRDASQLEAAYDSRARFLELQGVLPTGVFFREARNRHLDALAIWQANLGHFRIPTDTPLELRSFGRARKRVQGGQSLDSIRFDVELPEPATGDVQRVRVEVSGVSELLAKDATMAVTPVLRTSAKEKDFLRGFLSQVALAAAGEGDENAPFEAIVLPGKAIEKPKSQQKFRMQFAPISQPDAIAYLKALSVDFLSGVHANTMPIEAVFDYFKPDNEVSFADLVEKQFANTWSSCSEEYGPVRQPSRFPAPPNAEAILARRFEPFFSRVLAEKEDA, encoded by the coding sequence ATGTTGCAGGTCTGGTATTCGAATTCCCTTGATAGACTCGTCGACGGTCTGGTCGAAGTTGAAGCCACGGAGCGAAAGAATCTCGGGCTAAACCCGATTGAGCGCTCCCCTGTGGTCGTCCCCGGCGCGAATATGGGGACGTATCTGAAATACGCGGTGGCGACTCGCGCGGGGATCGCCGGGCGCATCGAGCCCTGGCATATCGGTGACTTTTTCGACGCCCTTTTGCCCGATGACAGTAGCTTTCAGACCTTAAACGCGTCAAAAATTCAGGTGTTACTCCTCGATATCTTCGAGGATGAGGCGTTGCTCGGGGCACCCGAATTAAAGGAGCCTCGCGATTATCTTGCGATGAGCAACGCGGAGCGGAGCTCCGACTCGGATACGCGCGCCCTTCGCCGCTTCCAACTCAGCGGGCATATCGCGCAGCTCTTCGAGGAATATCACCTCAATCGCCCTAAAATGTTGCTCGAGTGGCTGGAGGCGGAGCCTGGGGACGCGGCCCCTGAGGGCGCGTCGCTCACCGAGTTCGAACGCACCGAGCGCTGGCAGCGCGCCCTCTGGCTCCTCCTCTTTGGCGAAGGTGGGCGAATCGAGCGCCTCGCCGAAGAAACCGGCGTGCGCTATCTGCGCCCGGACCAGATCTTTGACCGGGTCCCGCCCGGCCGTTTGCGTCTTCCGCCGGTGATCCAATTCTTCGCCCTCGACCGCGTGGGCGGCGTCTACGAGAAGTTATTGGGTCAACTCGGTGAGCTCACGCGCGTGCATATCTGGGCGCTGAACCCGTGCATCGAGTTTTGGGAGGATGTGCTCACCGATTTCGACGAGGAGTCGCACCTCTTGTCGAGCGCTCGCTCGGCGCCGAGCACGCCCGGCCAAGCCGACTTGCTCGCCCCGATGATCGACGAGACCTTCTGGGAGCCTGAGCGCTTTCCGCTGCCGCTTCGGCTCTGGGGGCGCGCCGGGCGCGACCAGATGCGCATGTATAACCGCCTCTGCGGCTATGATCCGCGCATGGAATTTGTGGACGCCGAAGACGAGCAACCAACCGTCCTCAAACAATTGCAGCGCGATGTTCTTAAGCTGCAATATGAGCGCAGTGAGCCGATGGCGCGCTTCGCTGCGTCGGACGCTGTGGACGAGAGCATCACCGTCTTCGCATGCTCCGGGGTGCAGCGCGAAGTCGAGACCATCGCCAACGAGATTTGGCGATTGATGCGCGCCGATCCCACGCTTCAATTCAATGAGATCGCGCTGATCCTCGGGCGCGAGCAATCTGCGGCGTATCAGACCCAGGTGGAGGCGGTTTTCCAGCAGGTCCACGGCATTCCCTATAATATCATTGATATCGACTCGACCGGGGCGGGGCGCGTTTTCGAGGCCCTCGACCTCCTCTTTGAGTTGCCCTTTGGTGACCTTCGGCGGCGAGACCTTTTGCGGCTGTTGACGCACCCTAATGTGATCGCGAAGTTCTCCGATATCGATCCGGACGTCTGGCTGCGTTGGTGCGATGACCTGCATATCGTCCACGGCGCCGACCATCATGACCACGAAGAAAGCTATATTGAGCAGGACCTTTATAATTGGGATCAGGGTCTAAAGCGCCTGGTGCTGGGTGGGTTTATGACCGGCGCGCCGAGCGGAGACGAGCGCATTTATGGGGGCGCAGGCTTTGAGTATTTGCCGCATGAGATCGCCCATGGTGACGCCGAGAGCGCGGCGATCTTTGTGCGCACGGCGCGCGCGCTGATTCGCGATTCGCGCCGATTTAAGGTCGAGAAGCGGACCTTGCGCGCCTGGTTTGACGAGCTTGCCAGCCTCATTCAGCGCTACCTTGGCGCCGAGACCGACGCCGATGACGCCGACCTGAGGTTGTGTTTGGCGACGCTGAGCGAGCTTGCGGACATGCCGCCGCCCGAGGACGCGCCGCGCAAAGTGTCCTATCGCATCGCGCGTGAATTTGTGCGCCGCGAGATGGGCAAGATGAGCGGGAATCGGGGGCAATACCTCATTGACGGCGTGAGCGTGTCGGCCTTTATGCCGGCGCGCCCGATGCCCTTTCGCGTGATCTTTTGCGCGGGCATGGGCGAGGCGACGTTTCCGTCCTCGGAGCCGGTGGACCCGCTCGACCTGCGGCGCGAGAAGTGGGTGGAGGGCGACGCGAGCCGGCGAGACCTCGATAAATACGCGTTCTTTCAGGCGCTGATGGCGGCCAGGGAGCGAATCTATCTCTCCTATATTGCCCGCGATAGCCGCACGGGAGAGGGCCTCGAGCCGTCGTCGGTGGTGCAGGATTTGATGCGCATGGTGGCCCAGCAATATATGGGGCAGGAGCGCGCCGACGCCCGCGTTTTGGCCCAGCCGCTTCGGCGCTATCATCCGGGTTATTTCCCCCAACTTAGGGACGATGACGCGAGCGAGCCGCTCGACTTAGGGCCCAACTTCCACCCCGAGGCCCGCCTCGAGGCCAGCGCGCTCGCCCTGCGCGACAGCCTCGTTGAGCACCTGGAGCATTACCCGAATCGGGCCGCATCCGCCGGGATGCTCAACGCGGGCTTTGAGTTTCCGGAGGTCGCGCACCTCCTCGACGTCGTTGATACGCCGACCCGCGAGTTGCTCAATCGGGTGCTCGGCACCTATCGCCTGAGCGGGGCGAAGGGCCCATCCCGAGACCTTCGGGAAGTGTCGATATCGCTGACTCAATTGCGCCAATTTTTGGAGAGTCCATTGCAGACTTCGGCGCGCTGGTCGCTGGGGATGCGCGGGGACGAGGACGAGGATCTTCTCGCGGTCGACGACGAGATTTTTGAGGCATCCTATGTCGAGTCGCTGATGTTGATGCGCGATGTATTTGAGCGCACGCTGACCGATCCGCGGGGCGGGCGCGACGCCTCCCAGCTCGAGGCCGCCTATGATTCGCGCGCGCGATTTTTAGAATTGCAGGGCGTTTTGCCGACCGGAGTTTTCTTTCGCGAGGCGCGCAATCGCCACCTCGACGCCCTCGCCATCTGGCAGGCGAATCTGGGGCATTTTCGGATTCCTACGGACACGCCCCTGGAGCTCAGGAGTTTTGGGCGCGCGCGAAAACGCGTGCAGGGCGGTCAGAGTCTGGACTCGATTCGCTTCGACGTGGAGTTGCCGGAGCCCGCGACCGGCGACGTGCAGCGGGTGCGCGTGGAGGTCAGCGGTGTGAGCGAATTGCTCGCAAAGGACGCGACCATGGCCGTGACGCCCGTGCTGAGGACGTCGGCCAAGGAGAAGGATTTTTTGCGCGGATTCTTAAGCCAGGTCGCGCTGGCCGCGGCCGGTGAGGGCGACGAGAATGCGCCGTTTGAGGCGATTGTGCTGCCTGGCAAGGCGATCGAAAAGCCGAAGTCTCAGCAAAAATTTCGCATGCAATTCGCGCCAATCTCACAGCCCGACGCCATCGCCTATTTGAAGGCGCTGAGCGTCGACTTCCTCAGCGGTGTTCACGCCAACACGATGCCCATCGAGGCCGTGTTCGACTATTTTAAGCCGGATAACGAAGTGTCTTTTGCTGATTTGGTCGAGAAACAATTCGCCAATACTTGGTCCTCGTGCAGCGAGGAGTATGGGCCGGTTCGACA